In the Streptomyces formicae genome, one interval contains:
- a CDS encoding TerD family protein, translated as MAAVPSPSLDLSGLRSYAFDWALVDVETSGLIARRDRVLSIAVVTIGRDGAQTGEFSTLLNPGCDPGPVHVHGLTAERLRGAPTFEQVAGEIGALLRDRVLVAHNAQFDYDFLAHEFARARAYLPVSQRLCTLALNRQVDLPLQDMKLGTLAAHYGVPQTQAHDALDDTRVLAGIFRATLREAALLDLPLPLVACPPRQDSQFTPKPPKTPCAYRNPGRLQPGGPLLQGMKIAITGETATSRAELVARSVAAGLNMVSSVSRHTSALVTNDSASGSAKARRAVAEGVPIIDEPAFLRLLGDVQTGTLHQASAPKAAAPVPEVVVPMPETVVPVPEAVVPMPETVVPVPETADQALEAVVPAPRPPEPETTPSAGKPLAGQRVLVLGGTHADAVAARTRIVALGGSAAVNLSCSVTDVVVLAGGEYDRRRRRIADLGLPLHDEHWLSSPTAAAGRADGAADGTAPTAARPSAPRVLPRGGVVDLPAPPSGTPALPWHVTASWVPQDLAEIDVVAFVLDEDEQVTFDEDFVFYGAPENPGGTVRLLTDGPAEQTVTIDLASLPPASRTVVIAAAIDGGATFGDIGAIQVAAAPDDSAAALAQATLDAATSERTLLLAEIYRRGSVWRFRAVGQGYDHGLAGLARAYGVDISD; from the coding sequence TGGACGTGGAGACCTCGGGGCTCATCGCCCGGCGGGACCGCGTGCTGTCGATCGCGGTGGTGACCATCGGGCGGGACGGTGCGCAGACCGGGGAGTTCTCGACGCTGCTTAATCCCGGGTGCGATCCCGGGCCCGTGCACGTACACGGCCTGACCGCCGAGCGGCTGCGCGGGGCCCCGACCTTCGAGCAGGTGGCAGGGGAGATCGGGGCGTTGCTGCGGGACCGGGTCCTGGTGGCGCACAACGCGCAGTTCGACTACGACTTCCTCGCCCACGAGTTCGCGCGGGCCCGCGCCTATCTGCCGGTCTCCCAGCGTCTGTGCACTCTCGCACTCAACCGGCAGGTGGATCTGCCGCTCCAGGACATGAAACTGGGCACGCTGGCCGCGCACTACGGAGTACCGCAGACCCAGGCGCACGACGCGCTGGACGACACCAGAGTCCTCGCAGGGATCTTCCGCGCCACGCTGCGGGAGGCGGCCCTGCTCGACCTGCCGCTGCCGCTGGTGGCCTGCCCGCCCCGGCAGGACTCGCAATTCACTCCCAAGCCGCCGAAGACACCCTGCGCGTACCGCAATCCTGGGCGACTGCAGCCCGGCGGCCCGCTCCTCCAAGGCATGAAGATAGCCATCACCGGGGAGACCGCGACCTCGCGCGCGGAGCTGGTGGCGCGGTCGGTCGCTGCCGGGCTGAACATGGTGTCGTCGGTCAGTCGGCACACCAGTGCGCTGGTCACCAACGACTCCGCGTCCGGGTCGGCCAAGGCCCGGCGAGCCGTCGCCGAGGGCGTGCCGATCATCGACGAGCCCGCCTTCCTCCGGTTGCTCGGCGACGTACAGACCGGCACGCTCCACCAGGCGTCTGCGCCGAAGGCCGCCGCCCCGGTGCCGGAGGTAGTTGTTCCGATGCCGGAGACCGTTGTTCCGGTGCCGGAGGCCGTTGTTCCGATGCCGGAGACCGTTGTTCCGGTGCCGGAGACCGCCGACCAGGCACTGGAAGCGGTCGTTCCGGCGCCGCGCCCGCCGGAGCCCGAAACGACTCCGTCGGCGGGCAAGCCGCTGGCCGGGCAGCGGGTGCTCGTCCTGGGCGGTACGCACGCCGACGCGGTCGCGGCCCGTACGCGCATCGTCGCGCTGGGCGGCTCCGCTGCCGTCAACCTCTCGTGCAGCGTCACCGACGTCGTCGTACTGGCCGGAGGCGAATACGACCGCCGCAGGCGCCGAATCGCGGATCTGGGGCTTCCGCTGCACGACGAGCACTGGCTCAGCTCGCCGACAGCCGCCGCCGGGCGGGCGGACGGGGCCGCTGACGGCACGGCACCGACCGCGGCCCGGCCCTCCGCTCCGCGCGTACTGCCGCGCGGCGGTGTCGTCGACCTGCCCGCACCGCCGTCCGGAACTCCCGCACTCCCCTGGCACGTCACCGCGAGCTGGGTCCCACAGGACCTCGCCGAGATCGACGTCGTCGCATTCGTGCTCGACGAGGACGAACAGGTCACCTTCGACGAAGACTTCGTCTTCTACGGCGCACCGGAGAACCCCGGCGGCACGGTCCGCCTCCTCACCGACGGCCCCGCCGAACAGACCGTCACCATCGACCTCGCCTCGCTCCCGCCCGCCTCACGCACAGTCGTCATCGCGGCCGCCATCGACGGGGGCGCGACCTTCGGCGACATCGGTGCGATCCAGGTGGCCGCCGCGCCGGACGACAGTGCCGCGGCACTTGCACAGGCCACCCTGGACGCGGCCACCAGCGAACGCACCCTCCTCCTCGCCGAGATCTACCGCCGTGGGTCCGTCTGGCGCTTCCGTGCCGTCGGGCAGGGGTACGACCACGGACTCGCCGGCCTCGCACGCGCCTACGGAGTCGACATCAGCGACTGA
- a CDS encoding DUF4239 domain-containing protein, with translation MVLVIVVAVLALLAGLAANRFLRPRLLSEDDGSGMAVKDLVGPLLTLTILLLAFVLVTANGSYGKAEVASRGEARALDQLVETAEYAPSDQRERIQADAVCYARAVRMREWPAMADGNGSAAPNVWSTDFRHTFRPLQGKPVFGMLIAADNKRSDEREERLTQATASIPSVIFWFLLATLTITVVALGICLPRKNNRGQMITLAVITALLTTTLCVIRDVDRPFGGIVDVRPTALTEVERQATRDFHVHNTAAELPCTREGERRGNR, from the coding sequence ATGGTCCTCGTCATCGTCGTCGCCGTTCTCGCCCTGCTCGCGGGGCTGGCCGCCAACCGTTTCCTTCGGCCCCGGCTGCTCAGTGAGGACGACGGCAGTGGCATGGCCGTCAAAGACCTCGTCGGGCCTCTGCTGACCCTGACCATCCTTCTGCTGGCCTTCGTCCTGGTCACCGCCAACGGCTCCTACGGCAAGGCCGAAGTCGCGTCGCGGGGTGAGGCACGCGCTCTGGACCAGCTCGTGGAGACCGCCGAGTACGCGCCCTCGGACCAGCGGGAGCGGATCCAGGCCGACGCCGTCTGCTACGCGCGCGCCGTGAGGATGCGGGAATGGCCCGCCATGGCCGACGGCAACGGGTCCGCGGCGCCCAACGTGTGGTCCACCGACTTCCGTCACACCTTCCGTCCGTTGCAGGGCAAGCCGGTCTTCGGCATGCTGATCGCCGCCGACAACAAGCGCTCCGACGAACGCGAGGAGCGGCTCACCCAGGCGACCGCCAGCATCCCCAGCGTCATCTTCTGGTTCCTGCTCGCCACCCTCACCATCACCGTGGTGGCCCTCGGCATCTGCCTGCCCCGCAAGAACAACCGCGGGCAGATGATCACCCTCGCCGTGATCACCGCGCTGCTCACCACCACGCTGTGCGTCATCCGGGACGTCGACCGGCCCTTCGGCGGCATCGTCGACGTCCGGCCGACCGCCCTCACCGAAGTCGAACGGCAGGCCACCCGCGACTTCCACGTGCACAACACGGCCGCGGAACTGCCCTGCACCCGCGAGGGCGAGCGCCGCGGCAACAGGTAG
- a CDS encoding tetratricopeptide repeat protein, translating to MAIEVAALAASGATSTVVGLAVTEAWTQARTRLTRLFSRRQRQGGDPQTDTDTDTDDVEQLRSAVAQLADSLQSDSPHAVGDCADQLRRRIRHALRQGSETAQELVDLLSDMRGSAGEPPSDPPISYHVPEALRRPGPPSQVPALRHHFINRSDELAVLNGQFDWGADPSHVDVRVLAGPPGVGKSALAHYWAHARRTREHFSDGRLYVDFAALRNHAGADVTEAVGHCLRSLGVADAHLPPSLGERTALFRDRTADLRVLLVLDDVSSPAQVRALIPNGPGSAVLATSTAKLGELTLDGARPLPLEPLTGAAGLLLLADRCGQERVAADPEAAERVVGLCSGLPVALHVAAARLVNEPRLTLDALAAELTDDGRRLSALSVGGESPVSAVLDSAYRQLSADLAHGYRLLGWIPGPTFDAATAAAATGQDLESAQVLLDVLEDMSLVELTEERRYRFHGLVRLHARERAGVEEPFGTGLAVTERVLTHYLLLTALADRSERADRLRVADLRTLLAEQPDPFAAPNGPRPLDWLAAERANIMAVLRAADEPALHTPGWQLAECFTVLFLHHRHLGDWRESLELGARYAAAAVAPAAEARLRSLLSRPLMDTGEHERAQRELATARSCAEIADDPVLYASVLEFSGRYWDRFDPDRAVAAYRRSMELNAQGGEPRGAAIAAFFLGRAQDARGDHDEAVDTLSRARTDLLALPTPDRRMAARATAALGRALDNLGRTGEAVPILREAAHTLELVEGHAYEAEALLDLVSIAERPGADRSTLRDDLTRAISLHTKMGSPLAEGLRERLRRSADRD from the coding sequence GTGGCGATCGAGGTGGCGGCGCTCGCCGCGTCGGGTGCGACGAGCACGGTGGTCGGGCTCGCCGTCACGGAGGCATGGACCCAGGCGCGTACCCGCCTCACCCGCCTGTTCAGCCGACGCCAGCGTCAAGGCGGCGATCCCCAGACCGACACCGACACCGACACCGACGATGTCGAGCAACTTCGCTCCGCCGTGGCGCAGTTGGCCGACTCGTTGCAGTCGGACAGCCCGCATGCCGTGGGCGATTGCGCCGATCAGCTGCGGCGACGGATCCGGCACGCCTTGCGGCAAGGTTCCGAGACTGCTCAGGAACTGGTCGATCTCTTAAGCGACATGCGCGGCTCGGCGGGAGAACCCCCGTCGGACCCCCCGATCTCGTACCACGTACCCGAAGCCCTCCGCCGCCCTGGCCCACCCTCACAAGTACCGGCCCTGCGCCATCACTTCATCAATCGCTCGGACGAGCTGGCCGTTCTGAACGGGCAGTTCGACTGGGGCGCCGATCCCTCGCACGTGGACGTCCGCGTCCTCGCCGGTCCGCCCGGAGTCGGGAAGTCGGCGCTCGCCCACTACTGGGCGCACGCGCGCCGGACCCGCGAGCACTTCTCCGACGGTCGGCTCTACGTGGACTTCGCGGCGCTGCGCAATCACGCGGGCGCGGACGTCACCGAAGCCGTCGGCCACTGTCTGCGCTCCCTCGGAGTGGCCGACGCCCACCTGCCCCCGTCCCTCGGCGAACGCACCGCGCTCTTCCGTGACCGGACGGCCGACCTGCGCGTCCTGCTCGTACTCGACGACGTGTCCTCCCCCGCGCAGGTGCGGGCCCTGATCCCGAACGGTCCGGGCAGCGCCGTGCTCGCGACGAGCACGGCCAAGCTGGGCGAACTCACCCTCGACGGCGCCCGCCCGCTGCCCCTCGAGCCGCTCACCGGGGCCGCCGGGCTCCTGCTCCTCGCCGACCGGTGCGGTCAGGAGCGGGTGGCCGCCGATCCCGAGGCCGCCGAGCGCGTGGTCGGCCTCTGTTCGGGCCTGCCGGTCGCGCTGCACGTGGCCGCGGCCCGGCTGGTGAACGAGCCGCGCCTCACGCTGGACGCCCTCGCCGCCGAACTCACCGACGACGGACGGCGGCTGTCCGCGCTGAGCGTGGGCGGCGAGTCCCCGGTGTCCGCCGTCCTCGACTCCGCCTACCGGCAGCTCTCCGCCGACCTGGCCCACGGCTACCGGCTCCTCGGCTGGATCCCCGGCCCGACCTTCGACGCGGCGACAGCGGCGGCGGCCACCGGCCAGGACCTGGAATCGGCCCAGGTACTCCTCGACGTCCTCGAGGACATGAGCCTGGTGGAGCTCACGGAGGAACGCCGGTACCGGTTCCACGGCCTCGTCCGTCTCCACGCGCGCGAGCGCGCGGGCGTGGAGGAGCCGTTCGGCACCGGGCTCGCGGTGACGGAGCGCGTGCTGACGCACTATCTGCTCCTGACAGCGCTCGCCGACCGCTCGGAGCGTGCGGACCGCCTGCGCGTCGCCGATCTGCGCACCCTGCTGGCCGAGCAACCCGATCCGTTCGCCGCGCCGAACGGGCCGCGCCCGCTGGACTGGCTGGCGGCCGAGCGCGCGAACATCATGGCGGTCCTGCGCGCGGCGGACGAACCCGCCCTGCACACGCCCGGCTGGCAGTTGGCCGAGTGCTTCACCGTCCTGTTCCTGCACCACCGCCACCTCGGCGACTGGCGGGAATCCCTGGAACTCGGCGCGCGCTACGCGGCCGCCGCGGTGGCCCCTGCCGCCGAGGCGCGGCTACGGAGTCTGCTCTCCCGCCCCCTGATGGACACCGGTGAACACGAGCGAGCGCAGCGCGAGTTGGCGACGGCGCGCTCCTGCGCGGAGATCGCCGACGACCCGGTGCTGTACGCCTCGGTCCTGGAGTTCTCCGGCCGGTACTGGGACCGCTTCGACCCGGACCGGGCCGTGGCGGCGTACCGGCGCTCCATGGAGCTCAACGCACAGGGCGGGGAGCCGCGCGGAGCGGCCATCGCCGCGTTCTTCCTCGGCCGCGCCCAGGACGCGCGCGGCGACCACGACGAGGCCGTCGACACGCTCAGCCGCGCCCGCACGGACCTGCTCGCCCTGCCGACGCCCGACCGCCGCATGGCCGCCCGGGCCACCGCCGCGCTCGGACGCGCCCTCGACAACCTGGGCAGGACCGGCGAAGCCGTGCCGATCCTGCGCGAAGCGGCGCACACGCTGGAGCTGGTCGAGGGCCACGCCTACGAGGCCGAGGCCCTGCTCGACCTCGTCTCCATCGCCGAACGCCCCGGCGCCGACCGCTCCACGCTGCGGGACGACCTGACCAGGGCCATCTCCCTCCACACGAAGATGGGGAGCCCGCTGGCGGAGGGCCTGCGCGAGCGTCTGCGCCGCTCGGCCGACCGAGACTGA
- a CDS encoding NAD-dependent epimerase/dehydratase family protein: MRVLVTGGAGFIGSHVVEALAARGHEPVVFDVREGAGADVRDRHAVSRALSGVDAVCHQAAMVGLGNGFADAAEYVSRNDLGTAVLLGAMADADVRRLVLAGSMVVYGEGRYACERHGVVRPGPRSSEDLAAGRFEPTCPSCGAALRPGLVGEDAPVDPRNVYATTKLAQEHLAAAWARSTGAAAVSLRYHNVYGPRMPRDTPYAGVASFFRSSLARGEAPRVFEDGAQRRDFVHVRDVAAANVAALEAGSAPAEGALAVYNTGSGEPHTVGEMARALADAYGGPDPVVTGEYRLGDVRHITADSSRLRSELGWRAEVGFQEGMKEFAEAPLRGE, translated from the coding sequence ATGCGTGTACTGGTCACCGGCGGAGCCGGGTTCATCGGGTCCCATGTCGTCGAGGCGCTCGCGGCGCGGGGGCACGAGCCCGTCGTGTTCGATGTGCGGGAAGGAGCGGGTGCCGACGTCCGGGACCGCCACGCGGTATCCCGCGCGCTGTCCGGCGTGGACGCCGTGTGCCACCAGGCGGCGATGGTGGGGCTTGGCAACGGCTTCGCCGACGCGGCGGAGTACGTGTCGCGCAACGACCTCGGCACCGCCGTCCTGCTCGGCGCCATGGCCGACGCGGACGTACGACGGCTCGTGCTCGCCGGGTCGATGGTCGTCTACGGAGAGGGCCGTTACGCCTGCGAGCGGCACGGTGTGGTGCGTCCTGGGCCGCGGTCCTCCGAGGATCTGGCGGCCGGGCGCTTCGAGCCCACCTGCCCCTCCTGCGGCGCGGCGCTGCGGCCGGGCCTCGTCGGCGAGGACGCCCCCGTCGACCCCCGGAACGTCTACGCGACGACCAAGCTCGCGCAGGAGCACCTGGCGGCGGCCTGGGCCCGGTCGACGGGCGCAGCGGCGGTGTCGCTGCGCTACCACAACGTGTACGGGCCCCGGATGCCCCGCGACACCCCGTACGCGGGCGTCGCCTCCTTCTTCCGCTCCTCGCTCGCCCGGGGCGAGGCGCCCCGCGTCTTCGAGGACGGGGCGCAGCGCAGGGACTTCGTCCACGTACGGGACGTGGCCGCCGCCAACGTCGCGGCACTGGAGGCGGGGTCCGCCCCGGCGGAGGGCGCGCTCGCGGTCTACAACACCGGCAGCGGTGAGCCGCACACCGTCGGCGAGATGGCGCGGGCCCTGGCCGACGCGTACGGCGGCCCCGATCCCGTCGTCACCGGGGAGTACCGGCTCGGCGACGTACGCCACATCACGGCGGACTCGTCACGGCTGCGGTCCGAGCTGGGGTGGCGGGCCGAAGTCGGCTTCCAGGAGGGGATGAAGGAGTTCGCGGAAGCGCCGCTGCGCGGGGAGTGA
- a CDS encoding sensor histidine kinase, with amino-acid sequence MRDILLIALFAFLGAVGAGLLGAVALRLLRRRSLTASIAVVASVAVGAMLAGTLAVAWAMFLSPHDLTVVTTVVAMAAAVSLATALLLGRWVVARSRELAVAARSFGDGGDFAAPGVPATAELEALGRELAATSAKLAESRDRERALETSRRELVAWISHDLRTPLAGLRAMSEALEDGVAADPDRYLRQIRTEVERLNGMVGDLFELSRIHVGALALSPSRMSLYDLVGDALAGADPLAREHGVRLVGDQVEPVPVEVDGKEMSRVLGNLLVNAIRRTPADGTVAVAAERSPEGVVLSVTDGCGGIPEEDLPRVFDTGWRGTHARTPPAGAGLGLAIVRGIVEAHKGHAAVRNIPGGCRFEVTLPALPAVEG; translated from the coding sequence GTGCGCGACATACTCCTCATCGCCCTGTTCGCCTTCCTCGGTGCGGTCGGCGCCGGACTGCTCGGCGCCGTCGCGCTGCGCCTGCTGCGCCGCCGCTCGCTCACCGCGTCGATCGCGGTCGTGGCGTCCGTGGCCGTGGGCGCGATGCTCGCCGGGACGCTGGCCGTGGCCTGGGCGATGTTCCTGTCCCCGCACGACCTGACCGTGGTCACCACCGTGGTCGCGATGGCCGCCGCCGTCTCGCTGGCCACCGCGCTGCTGCTCGGCCGCTGGGTCGTCGCCCGGAGCCGTGAACTCGCCGTCGCCGCACGCTCCTTCGGCGACGGCGGCGACTTCGCCGCCCCCGGCGTACCGGCGACCGCCGAACTGGAGGCCCTCGGCAGGGAACTCGCCGCCACCAGCGCCAAGCTCGCCGAGTCGAGGGACCGCGAGCGCGCCCTGGAGACCTCCCGGCGGGAACTCGTCGCCTGGATCTCCCACGACCTGCGTACGCCGCTCGCGGGCCTGCGCGCGATGTCCGAAGCCCTCGAGGACGGGGTCGCCGCCGACCCCGACCGCTATCTGCGCCAGATCCGCACCGAGGTCGAACGCCTCAACGGCATGGTGGGCGACCTCTTCGAACTCTCCCGCATCCACGTGGGCGCCCTCGCGCTCTCCCCGTCCCGGATGTCGCTGTACGACCTGGTCGGCGACGCCCTGGCCGGAGCGGACCCGCTCGCCCGTGAACACGGCGTACGCCTGGTCGGCGACCAGGTCGAGCCGGTGCCGGTGGAGGTGGACGGCAAGGAGATGAGCAGGGTCCTCGGCAATCTGCTGGTCAACGCGATCCGCAGGACACCGGCCGACGGCACGGTCGCCGTGGCGGCCGAACGCTCGCCCGAAGGCGTGGTCCTGTCCGTCACGGACGGCTGCGGCGGCATCCCCGAGGAGGACCTGCCGCGCGTCTTCGACACGGGCTGGCGCGGCACGCACGCGCGTACGCCCCCTGCGGGGGCGGGCCTCGGCCTGGCGATCGTCCGGGGCATCGTCGAGGCGCACAAGGGGCACGCGGCCGTACGGAACATCCCGGGCGGCTGCCGCTTCGAGGTGACGCTGCCGGCGCTACCGGCGGTCGAGGGATAG
- a CDS encoding response regulator transcription factor — translation MEHKPQEATGAEKASVAAPPAGADRILVVDDDPTVAEVVAGYLERAGYVVDRAADGPAALARAAAHRPDLVVLDLMLPGIDGLEVCARLRERGPVPVIMLTARGDEDDRILGLEVGADDYVTKPFSPRELILRVGSVLRRTRPGGAQGRPLAAAGLTADPASRRATKDGAELALTLREFDLLAFFLAHPGHAYGREDLMREVWGWDFGDLSTVTVHVRRLRGKIEKDPARPQLIQTVWGVGYRFDPAGSDPVGPPAPAPGADRAVADTGDRAAARKDG, via the coding sequence ATGGAGCACAAGCCGCAGGAGGCGACGGGAGCGGAGAAGGCGTCCGTCGCGGCCCCGCCCGCCGGAGCCGACCGGATCCTCGTCGTCGACGACGACCCGACCGTCGCCGAGGTCGTCGCCGGGTACCTCGAACGGGCCGGGTATGTGGTGGACCGCGCGGCGGACGGGCCCGCCGCGCTCGCACGGGCCGCCGCGCACCGGCCCGACCTGGTCGTCCTCGATCTCATGCTGCCCGGCATCGACGGTCTCGAGGTGTGCGCGCGGCTGCGCGAGCGCGGCCCCGTACCCGTCATCATGCTCACCGCGCGCGGCGACGAGGACGACCGCATCCTCGGGCTCGAAGTGGGCGCGGACGACTACGTCACCAAACCCTTCAGCCCCAGGGAGCTGATCCTGCGGGTCGGTTCCGTGCTGCGCCGCACCCGGCCCGGCGGCGCGCAGGGACGCCCCCTCGCCGCGGCCGGTCTGACCGCGGACCCCGCGTCCCGCCGCGCCACCAAGGACGGCGCCGAACTCGCCCTCACCCTCCGCGAGTTCGACCTGCTCGCCTTCTTCCTGGCCCACCCCGGTCACGCGTACGGCCGCGAGGACCTGATGCGCGAGGTCTGGGGCTGGGACTTCGGCGACCTGTCGACCGTCACGGTCCACGTGCGCCGCCTGCGCGGCAAGATCGAAAAGGATCCGGCCCGCCCACAGTTGATCCAGACGGTCTGGGGCGTGGGCTACCGCTTCGATCCGGCCGGCTCCGATCCGGTGGGCCCGCCCGCACCCGCACCCGGCGCCGACCGGGCCGTTGCCGATACGGGCGACCGGGCCGCCGCCCGTAAGGACGGCTGA
- a CDS encoding glycosyltransferase family 2 protein produces the protein MKAVTTPPPDPTDPTPPSPPHTARPEVDVVLPCLDEADALPWVLDHVPRGWRAIVVDNGSTDGSADVARALGATVVREERRGFGAACHAGLLAATADIVCFCDCDASLDPSLLLPFVREVREGGADLVLGRRRPQGRGAWPAHARAGNLALARMLRRRTGLRLHDLGPLRAARRAPLIGLGLTDRRSGYPLQMVVRAADAGWRVTEHDVPYLPRTGASKVTGTWRGTWQAVRDMSHVLAEPPAHDGPRARPLTAPPGGNTP, from the coding sequence GTGAAAGCCGTGACGACCCCTCCACCGGATCCCACGGACCCCACTCCCCCTAGCCCGCCGCACACCGCACGACCGGAAGTCGACGTGGTCCTCCCCTGCCTCGACGAGGCCGACGCCCTGCCCTGGGTGCTCGACCACGTGCCGCGGGGGTGGCGCGCCATCGTCGTGGACAACGGGTCCACGGACGGTTCCGCCGACGTCGCCCGCGCGCTCGGCGCGACCGTCGTCCGGGAGGAGCGCCGCGGCTTCGGCGCCGCCTGCCACGCGGGGCTCCTCGCCGCCACCGCCGACATCGTCTGCTTCTGCGACTGCGACGCCTCGCTCGATCCGTCCCTGCTCCTGCCCTTCGTACGAGAAGTGCGGGAGGGCGGCGCCGACCTGGTGCTCGGACGGCGCAGGCCACAGGGCCGGGGCGCCTGGCCAGCGCACGCGCGGGCCGGGAACCTCGCCCTCGCCCGCATGCTGCGCCGCCGCACCGGCCTGCGCCTGCACGACCTCGGCCCCCTGCGCGCCGCACGCCGCGCGCCGCTCATCGGCCTCGGCCTCACCGACCGTCGCAGCGGCTACCCCCTGCAAATGGTGGTCCGCGCCGCCGACGCGGGCTGGCGGGTCACCGAGCACGACGTGCCCTACCTCCCGCGCACCGGCGCGTCCAAGGTGACCGGCACCTGGCGCGGCACCTGGCAGGCGGTGCGCGACATGAGCCACGTCCTGGCCGAGCCGCCCGCGCACGACGGTCCCCGCGCCCGCCCCCTCACCGCTCCCCCAGGAGGAAACACCCCGTGA
- a CDS encoding TIGR04282 family arsenosugar biosynthesis glycosyltransferase encodes MTTLLVIAKEPLPGRVKTRLTPPFTPVEAARLAEAALVDTLRAVAATAVRRRVLVVDGTPGPWLPTGFDVVPQVAGGLDERLAAAFAACTGPALLIGMDTPQVTPELLGACLADLGDGYDSYDACFGPAEDGGFWALGLASPDPELLRGVPMSTPTTGAVQRARLVDAGLRVRDLPRLRDVDTAADAASVAASAPHGRFAAELARLGAVTGR; translated from the coding sequence GTGACCACGCTCCTCGTCATCGCCAAGGAACCGCTGCCGGGGCGGGTGAAGACGCGGCTCACCCCGCCCTTCACGCCCGTCGAGGCCGCGCGGCTCGCCGAGGCCGCGCTCGTCGACACGCTGCGCGCGGTGGCGGCGACTGCGGTACGGCGCCGCGTGCTGGTCGTCGACGGCACGCCGGGGCCCTGGCTGCCGACCGGCTTCGACGTCGTACCGCAGGTCGCGGGCGGCCTGGACGAACGTCTCGCCGCGGCCTTCGCGGCCTGTACGGGGCCCGCCCTGCTCATCGGCATGGACACCCCACAGGTGACGCCGGAACTGCTCGGCGCATGCCTCGCGGACCTCGGCGACGGCTACGACAGCTACGACGCGTGTTTCGGGCCCGCCGAAGACGGCGGCTTCTGGGCGCTCGGCCTCGCGAGCCCCGACCCCGAACTGCTGCGCGGCGTACCGATGTCGACGCCCACGACGGGCGCCGTGCAGCGCGCCCGTCTCGTCGACGCGGGACTGCGCGTCCGCGATCTGCCGCGCCTGCGGGACGTGGACACCGCCGCCGACGCCGCGTCGGTCGCCGCGTCGGCGCCGCACGGCAGGTTCGCGGCGGAGCTCGCCCGACTCGGGGCGGTCACCGGCCGATGA
- a CDS encoding class I SAM-dependent methyltransferase, translating into MSTAHRAVPRTAPARTAPAVTGPTPPSWCADPYADALRTGRGPLFLRRADGWLLPLDVERWCARADETDLGVVEHCEGAVLDIGCGPGRLVAALCARGGRALGIDVSEAAVAHTVGLGGQALHRSVFEPLPGEGRWGTALLMDGNLGIGGDPYTLLERVAQLLVPGGLLLAETAPVDIDERVQVHLVHAADNGSGRAGESDSGADEGPFPWARLGTPALLRHAARAGWRAAGQWTAGGRSFVALRSRDHGRDHDRDHGLDRTTRSSAEPPNSTAVISSQRAANPSPESPVADA; encoded by the coding sequence ATGAGCACCGCACACCGCGCCGTACCCCGTACCGCGCCAGCCCGCACCGCTCCCGCGGTGACCGGCCCGACGCCGCCCTCCTGGTGCGCCGACCCCTACGCCGACGCCCTGCGCACGGGCCGGGGGCCGCTCTTCCTGCGGCGCGCCGACGGCTGGCTGCTCCCGCTCGACGTGGAGCGCTGGTGCGCGCGGGCAGACGAGACCGACCTGGGCGTGGTGGAGCACTGCGAGGGTGCCGTGCTCGACATCGGGTGCGGTCCCGGGCGGCTCGTCGCCGCCCTCTGCGCGCGCGGCGGGCGCGCCCTGGGCATCGACGTCAGCGAGGCCGCCGTCGCGCACACGGTGGGGCTCGGCGGCCAGGCGCTGCACCGGTCCGTCTTCGAGCCGCTGCCCGGCGAGGGCCGCTGGGGCACCGCCCTGCTGATGGACGGCAATCTCGGCATCGGCGGCGACCCGTACACCCTCCTGGAGAGGGTCGCCCAACTACTCGTCCCCGGCGGCCTGTTGCTGGCCGAGACCGCGCCGGTGGACATCGACGAACGCGTCCAGGTGCACCTCGTGCACGCCGCCGACAACGGCAGCGGCAGGGCGGGGGAGAGCGACAGCGGGGCCGACGAAGGCCCCTTCCCCTGGGCCCGTCTCGGCACCCCCGCCCTGCTCCGGCACGCCGCGCGCGCCGGCTGGCGTGCCGCAGGTCAGTGGACGGCGGGCGGCCGTTCCTTCGTCGCGCTGCGCAGCCGCGACCACGGCCGGGACCACGATCGGGACCACGGCTTGGACCGCACCACGAGGAGCAGCGCGGAGCCGCCGAACAGCACGGCCGTGATCAGCAGCCAGCGCGCCGCGAACCCGTCCCCCGAGAGCCCGGTGGCGGACGCGTAG